A stretch of DNA from Saccharospirillaceae bacterium:
ACCTGTGGCTGCGGTTCGTCTTTCTCGATCTGATCATTTTTTGCGGAGTAATTTTATGCCTACGACCGGTTCTTCACTATTCAAAGCTACCGTTCGGGGCCTCTTGTTATTCTCTGTATGCGTTAGTGCACAAGCGCAGCTGAAGCCGATTATGGCTGAGGAAAAGCCTGGTCCGGTTGTACCGCGCAGTGAACTTCCTCAGGAGATGATTAAGTCTCCCAGCGTTGCCAATGCGGCACCGAAACAACAGATCCCTCAACGGCTGCAGGCACTGGTAAAGTTACACACCGCTGAAGAGCTGCGTTCCTTATTAACTCGGGCTGAGCAAATCGCTAATGGAGCAGATGAATACAGCACCAGAGACCCGATAGCATTGGTGCTGCATGGTGCAGAAATCGCCATCTTCAAACGCAGTAATTACCGCGACAACAAAGAGCTGGTTGATCTGGCCGCTCGTCTGGATGCTTTCAACGTGGTTGACCTGAAAGTCTGCCGCCGCTGGATGGGCGATAACAATCTCACGGAAGGTGACTTGCCTCCGTTTCTCGAAGCGGTGCCATTCGGCGGTGATGAGGTTCAGCGCTTAAATGGAGCCGGCTACGCATACTTCTGATGTGTGCCAACCGGTTATTTATTTTTACCGGTATTAAATCCCACAGTAGCAACGGATCGCTGCATCTGTATTTGGCGGTGGTGATGTTGCACAGATGTGGTGGCTGAAAATCAATACCGCCTTAAACCGGGATCATGCGGGATAAATACCACCAAGAATTCTTAAGTCGTCAGCTCCGGTAACCTGGGGTGCATTTCCTGGCAGGTGATTCAGCGTCTGGTGAGCTAACCAGGCAAATGCCATCGCTTCCAGCCAATCAGGATGGATACCAGCACTGGCAGTGCTGTGAATCCGATGATGAGGCAATGCGGCCTGAATGCGTTGCATCAGGTCAGGATTGTGAACGCCGCCACCACACACCAAAATCTCTCCGGCACAGTGGCCATACCTTTCAACCGCATTGGCAATGGCATCAACACTGTATTGTGACAGCGTTGCCAGTACATCGTGGGCGTCATAATTATTCAGTTGGTCGCCAAGTGCCTCTAAGTTAAATAACTCTCGTCCGGTACTTTTCGGTGGTGGTTGTTGTAGGTAGCTGCAGATTTCGTCTACGTTTTGCCACTTCGTCAGCAGCTCGGCAATCACCTTGCCTGTCGCCGCTCGTTCGCCGTTGCAGTCTTGAGATTCCTGCCATTGAAGACAGCACCATTCATCCATCAGTGCATTGCCCGGACCACAATCAAAGCCACTTAGCTGATCACCTAATACAGTGAGGTTGGCGATGCCACCGATATTCAGAACCATGCGCGGATCACCGGATGCTCCGAGGCAGGCTTGGTGGAAGGCCGGAACCAGAGGAGC
This window harbors:
- a CDS encoding anhydro-N-acetylmuramic acid kinase, whose amino-acid sequence is MSLFIGLMSGTSADGMDAALVRFETGRAPELVHACGLAYEQAFSQQLRQLAITTEASVEELALLDRKIAKLSVKAVRQLLTEANVDASSVSAIGSHGHTLRHKALRSRRLADGFSWQVGDPSWIAEHTGICCIADFRRRDIAAGGQGAPLVPAFHQACLGASGDPRMVLNIGGIANLTVLGDQLSGFDCGPGNALMDEWCCLQWQESQDCNGERAATGKVIAELLTKWQNVDEICSYLQQPPPKSTGRELFNLEALGDQLNNYDAHDVLATLSQYSVDAIANAVERYGHCAGEILVCGGGVHNPDLMQRIQAALPHHRIHSTASAGIHPDWLEAMAFAWLAHQTLNHLPGNAPQVTGADDLRILGGIYPA